A window of Aurantibacillus circumpalustris genomic DNA:
CCATTTGGTTTGCCATGTTGTTTATGATGACCGTTTCACTCATTCAAAGTATTCGTGCTTTATCAAAAACAGATCTTTTAAATGATTCAAAAGCTTATAATGCCGCGCGCGTAGGATTCTTCTTTAGTTTACCCGGACTGGCAACAGGTTCCATTTGGGCAAAGTACACATGGGGAACCTGGTGGACTTTTCAAGATCCCAAATTAAATGGAGTGGCCATTAGTATTCTCATTTACCTCGCTTATTTTATTTTACGTTTTTCGATTGATGACGAATTAAAACGTGCGCGCATTTCAGCGGTGTACAATGTGTTTGCTTTTGTGATGATGAATGTTTTTATCATGATACTTCCGCGCTTAACAGATTCGCTGCATCCTGGAAATGGCGGAAATCCAGCTTTTGCAAAATACGATTTAAATGA
This region includes:
- the ccsA gene encoding cytochrome c biogenesis protein CcsA; this translates as MKHWYKILSVILIFYTLVWGLLNTVPRLDILNETIRNVYYHVPIWFAMLFMMTVSLIQSIRALSKTDLLNDSKAYNAARVGFFFSLPGLATGSIWAKYTWGTWWTFQDPKLNGVAISILIYLAYFILRFSIDDELKRARISAVYNVFAFVMMNVFIMILPRLTDSLHPGNGGNPAFAKYDLNDGMRMVFYPAVIGWILFSYWLFEIKNRISFIKNKIDD